A genome region from Arachidicoccus soli includes the following:
- a CDS encoding RagB/SusD family nutrient uptake outer membrane protein → MKKIIYILAVVLTAISCNKLELTPLDTISDANTWSNQNLIQLYVNAQYNVLLHGYQNDLLAAADDEAFNIHQFGNLYMVQRGQLTQDNVTNFSNKIDYWNFAYGYIYNINVFFSKIDAAPVDATFKAGAIAEMRFLRAYIYANLIWRYGGVPIITHVFGLHDDFKVTQSSYDACVKFIDSQLDSAAADLPPNQPADEKGRASANACLALKARVLLYDASLLNNPNHDNTKWQAAADASAALLNAGYSLNPDYQSTFLTDNNEIIFARYFTQANSTNFSLEEGRNGSNGWTSQNPSQNQVNAYEMAATGMLPYKQQPDGSLVLNPGSGYDPNNPYVGRDPRLDASILHDGSLWQGRVTETFDGGLDSPGSSVQPWNASLTSYAYKKGVVESIPPTGSTVKPTNPWIFFRYAEVLLNYAEAEFELGNEAVARQYINLVRARPSVHMPPVTSSGDALRADIQEERRVEFAFEGLRFFDVRRWKIAEVTENIPILRMHITKQSNGTKVYQIDTLEKRSFLPQHYLMPIPRSEISKSQGSLIQNPGY, encoded by the coding sequence ATGAAAAAAATTATTTATATATTAGCCGTTGTTCTTACGGCAATATCTTGTAATAAACTTGAATTAACACCTTTGGATACAATTTCTGATGCCAATACCTGGAGTAATCAGAACCTTATCCAGCTGTATGTAAATGCGCAGTATAACGTATTGTTACATGGATATCAGAACGATCTTCTTGCCGCAGCAGATGATGAGGCATTCAATATCCATCAATTTGGCAATTTGTATATGGTACAAAGGGGGCAATTGACACAAGACAATGTCACTAATTTTTCTAATAAGATTGATTACTGGAACTTTGCCTACGGCTATATTTACAATATCAATGTTTTCTTTTCGAAAATAGATGCTGCCCCAGTCGATGCTACATTTAAAGCAGGCGCAATTGCGGAAATGAGATTTCTTAGGGCCTATATCTATGCGAATCTGATCTGGCGCTATGGCGGGGTACCTATAATTACCCACGTATTCGGGCTTCATGATGATTTTAAAGTCACTCAGTCATCTTATGATGCTTGTGTGAAGTTTATCGATTCTCAATTGGATTCCGCTGCCGCCGATCTACCTCCTAATCAGCCTGCAGATGAAAAAGGAAGAGCATCTGCTAATGCTTGCCTGGCACTTAAAGCACGTGTACTGCTGTATGATGCCAGTCTACTGAATAATCCTAATCATGATAATACAAAATGGCAAGCCGCTGCAGATGCTTCAGCTGCATTGTTAAATGCAGGATATTCATTAAATCCTGATTACCAAAGTACTTTTCTGACAGATAATAATGAAATCATTTTCGCGCGGTATTTTACTCAGGCTAATTCAACGAATTTTTCGCTGGAAGAAGGTCGTAATGGCTCAAATGGCTGGACCTCCCAAAACCCGTCTCAAAACCAGGTTAATGCTTATGAAATGGCTGCAACCGGTATGCTGCCTTACAAACAGCAGCCCGATGGCAGCCTTGTGTTGAACCCCGGATCAGGTTATGATCCCAATAATCCTTATGTAGGTCGTGATCCAAGGTTAGACGCGTCTATTTTGCATGATGGTTCACTTTGGCAAGGACGGGTAACGGAAACTTTTGATGGAGGATTAGATTCCCCCGGCAGCAGCGTACAGCCATGGAACGCTTCCTTGACTTCATATGCCTATAAGAAAGGGGTGGTAGAAAGTATCCCGCCAACAGGCTCTACAGTAAAACCGACAAATCCCTGGATATTTTTTCGATATGCGGAGGTTCTCCTAAATTATGCTGAAGCAGAGTTTGAATTGGGTAATGAAGCCGTTGCACGCCAATATATCAATCTCGTTCGGGCGCGTCCTAGTGTACATATGCCTCCTGTAACCAGTTCAGGGGATGCTTTAAGGGCAGACATTCAAGAAGAGCGCCGAGTTGAATTTGCTTTTGAAGGGCTTCGCTTCTTTGACGTACGTCGTTGGAAAATAGCTGAAGTAACGGAGAATATTCCGATACTTCGTATGCATATAACCAAACAGTCAAACGGAACAAAGGTTTACCAAATAGATACGCTTGAAAAGAGGTCTTTTCTCCCGCAACATTATTTGATGCCAATACCACGTTCCGAAATTTCTAAAAGCCAAGGTTCTCTTATTCAAAATCCAGGATATTGA
- a CDS encoding RNA polymerase sigma factor: MQEFQLYSNEQLFELLRCSDERAFTEIFFRYDKRIYKFIFKMVKDDNIATDITQEVFIKIWKKRELLVDIHNAEAYIFTIASNLTLNQIKKSLREAHIKEMLQTIQRQNNAYNADNTLLLHDSEALILDIVEALPPQQKRIYQLSREQGLNYNEISSTMKISSNTVRNHLVKALHTIRTRIEKQDQIILFLIFILSLY, encoded by the coding sequence ATGCAAGAATTTCAGTTATATTCTAATGAACAGCTTTTTGAATTACTACGATGTAGTGATGAAAGGGCTTTTACTGAAATATTCTTTAGATATGATAAACGGATTTACAAGTTTATCTTTAAGATGGTAAAAGATGATAACATCGCAACAGATATAACACAAGAAGTATTTATAAAAATCTGGAAGAAAAGGGAACTATTAGTAGACATACACAATGCGGAAGCATATATCTTTACAATAGCTTCCAATCTCACTTTAAATCAGATCAAAAAAAGCTTGAGAGAGGCCCACATAAAAGAAATGCTCCAAACTATTCAGCGACAGAATAATGCGTACAATGCTGATAATACATTGCTTTTACATGATAGTGAAGCCTTAATTTTAGATATTGTTGAGGCTCTTCCACCACAACAGAAACGTATTTACCAATTAAGTAGAGAACAAGGATTAAATTATAATGAGATTTCTTCGACAATGAAAATATCCTCTAATACAGTTCGTAATCATTTGGTTAAAGCTCTGCATACGATCCGTACACGTATTGAAAAACAAGATCAGATTATACTCTTTTTAATATTTATCCTATCCCTCTATTGA
- a CDS encoding TonB-dependent receptor — protein sequence MKLTAFFLTIVCLHASANIVGQKITISEKKAPFEKVITTIEKASGCNFIYDQSSLRLAVSPVSINLKNVSLDEVLEKFFEQQPQLTYSKIGTVVVIKEKPFIIDPKMIKSEYLDLPNKHILVHVTDTTGAAMENASVQIEGTGFGGKTDKNGDVSLDNVPNDGILLISYVGYRTLRITLNHNAQYTAQLHLLPSELNDFVVVGYGVQKKATLTGSVTEVKGDDITKNPAINIASSLAGQLPGVIINSPTGEPGRDNPSILIRGMSTTGNTSPLVIIDGVERGGLGQLNPNDIESISVLKDASAAIYGAEAANGVILVTTKKGTPGASPKINFSYNEGISQPTRNPIMANSYTFGQVSNEINAQQGLSPAYSDSDLAKYKAGNDPNFPNTDWYNFIVKNWTPQHRANLSVSGGKNGTTYFLSFGQVYQDGQYKNGTENIQQYNLRANIDVQVTKYLKVGVNLAGRVDNNHYPSTDAPYRSANELNSHIFLYQPNWQPYWPGTKYLQPLRGSENILNWVNDNAGYQNSKVNTFQSTGYMNWQLPWVKGLSLEGSGSYDPNSTFRKTFLTPDYVYYKDPATGALTQGRSGVGTDQANLDDNISLGSLLYLTAKIHYERKFGLHNIKALLGYEQTSTYSNFDEAYRSNFASIVLPQIFAGSSDPTQQSNNGSASQTARKSEFGRINYDYAGKYLAEFTMRRDGSPNFPANKRWGYFPSASAGWRLSEEPFMKKYTFINELKLRASYGVMGNDLVSAFQYLTTYGYGNNYVIGGSDVTGLVQTGVPNPNITWETAKTGNIGLDATLWKGLLGITFDYFQTRRSNILTTAASVVPGYTGLTLPDENIGIVDNKGFELVLTHANNQHKFKYNLSGNLAYSRNKVIYGNAQPGLEPYQLAEGHPIGAGLYYKAIGIFKDAAEITALPHLPGTVPGDIIYADINHDGSIDSRDQILEDQTNIPQLTFGFNASFRYEGFDLSILLQGQGDAKQFFGGYFPVMSYSLGNFLNWRATDRWTPTNTNATMPRASYEVMNNNTINSTQWLINAGFLRVKNVSFGYNLPQNKIKKIGIQNLRFSVSASNLFLIYDHMKAMGFDPETTDYWYYPPQRVISFGVNVTF from the coding sequence ATGAAATTAACAGCCTTTTTTTTGACGATCGTATGTTTACATGCATCTGCAAATATCGTCGGCCAGAAAATAACTATTTCTGAGAAAAAAGCACCCTTTGAAAAAGTGATCACCACAATTGAAAAGGCAAGTGGATGCAATTTTATTTATGATCAATCATCGCTCAGATTGGCTGTATCACCGGTATCTATCAATTTAAAGAATGTGAGCCTTGATGAGGTTTTGGAAAAATTTTTCGAGCAACAACCTCAACTCACATACTCGAAAATTGGAACAGTTGTCGTCATTAAGGAAAAGCCTTTTATAATAGATCCTAAAATGATTAAATCAGAATACCTTGACCTTCCAAATAAACATATATTGGTGCACGTCACGGACACAACTGGTGCCGCAATGGAAAATGCCAGCGTACAAATTGAGGGTACGGGGTTTGGAGGAAAAACTGACAAAAATGGGGATGTATCCTTAGATAACGTTCCCAATGATGGCATATTACTTATTAGCTATGTTGGCTACAGAACTCTGCGGATTACGCTTAATCATAATGCACAATATACCGCTCAATTGCACCTTTTACCATCAGAACTAAATGACTTTGTTGTCGTAGGTTATGGAGTGCAAAAGAAAGCTACATTAACAGGGTCTGTAACAGAAGTCAAAGGGGATGATATTACTAAAAATCCGGCCATCAACATTGCAAGCTCACTGGCAGGGCAATTACCTGGCGTGATTATCAATTCTCCAACAGGTGAGCCAGGCAGAGACAATCCATCTATTCTCATCAGAGGTATGAGCACAACTGGAAATACTTCACCACTTGTCATTATTGATGGGGTAGAAAGAGGAGGGTTAGGACAGCTTAATCCAAATGATATAGAAAGTATCTCTGTTTTGAAAGATGCTTCTGCAGCCATCTATGGCGCAGAAGCTGCTAACGGAGTGATATTGGTGACTACAAAAAAAGGAACTCCAGGTGCTTCTCCAAAAATTAATTTCTCTTATAACGAAGGAATAAGCCAACCCACGAGAAATCCTATAATGGCAAATTCTTATACTTTTGGACAGGTGTCCAATGAAATTAATGCGCAGCAGGGGCTGAGTCCAGCTTATTCAGATTCAGATTTGGCAAAATATAAAGCGGGGAATGACCCGAATTTTCCCAATACAGATTGGTACAATTTTATTGTTAAGAACTGGACACCCCAGCATAGGGCTAATCTCTCTGTATCGGGAGGCAAGAATGGCACAACCTATTTTCTTTCCTTTGGCCAGGTTTATCAAGATGGACAATATAAGAATGGTACAGAAAATATACAACAATACAATCTTAGAGCAAATATTGATGTTCAAGTAACAAAATATCTGAAAGTAGGTGTGAATTTAGCAGGGCGGGTGGATAATAATCATTACCCATCTACGGATGCACCTTATCGGAGCGCAAATGAACTTAATAGTCATATTTTTCTTTATCAACCTAACTGGCAGCCATACTGGCCAGGCACCAAATATCTTCAACCACTTAGAGGGAGTGAAAATATTCTCAACTGGGTAAATGATAACGCCGGATATCAAAATAGTAAGGTTAATACATTTCAAAGTACGGGGTATATGAATTGGCAGCTGCCCTGGGTGAAAGGCTTATCCCTAGAAGGTAGCGGTAGTTATGATCCCAACAGCACCTTTCGGAAGACCTTCTTGACGCCCGATTATGTGTATTACAAGGATCCAGCAACCGGTGCATTAACGCAAGGTCGCTCCGGAGTGGGAACGGATCAAGCGAATTTGGATGATAATATATCGCTCGGGTCGTTGCTATATTTAACTGCCAAAATTCATTATGAACGAAAATTTGGATTACATAACATAAAAGCATTATTGGGTTATGAACAAACTTCAACATATAGCAACTTCGATGAGGCGTATAGGAGTAATTTTGCGTCAATTGTGCTTCCCCAGATATTTGCAGGAAGTAGTGATCCCACGCAGCAGTCTAATAATGGCTCTGCCTCGCAAACAGCCAGAAAGAGTGAATTTGGAAGAATTAACTATGATTATGCCGGAAAATATTTAGCCGAATTTACAATGAGACGCGACGGATCTCCCAATTTTCCGGCTAATAAACGGTGGGGATACTTTCCAAGTGCTTCCGCTGGCTGGCGGTTATCAGAAGAGCCGTTTATGAAAAAATACACTTTTATAAATGAACTTAAACTTCGCGCTTCCTATGGTGTAATGGGTAATGATTTGGTCAGTGCTTTTCAATATTTGACAACCTATGGATATGGGAATAACTATGTGATAGGAGGAAGTGATGTTACTGGTTTAGTGCAAACAGGTGTTCCCAACCCCAATATTACCTGGGAAACTGCGAAAACAGGAAATATTGGTTTAGACGCTACATTGTGGAAAGGCCTTTTAGGTATTACATTTGATTATTTTCAAACCAGAAGATCAAATATTTTAACTACTGCTGCATCAGTAGTCCCAGGTTACACTGGGCTAACATTGCCAGACGAAAATATTGGTATCGTTGACAATAAAGGGTTTGAATTGGTTCTTACGCATGCCAATAACCAACATAAGTTTAAATATAATCTTTCCGGAAATCTAGCTTATTCTAGAAACAAAGTCATATACGGCAACGCACAGCCTGGCTTAGAACCATATCAACTAGCTGAAGGTCATCCAATTGGTGCTGGCCTTTATTACAAGGCTATTGGTATTTTCAAAGATGCCGCTGAAATCACTGCTCTGCCGCATCTGCCCGGCACTGTACCAGGTGATATTATCTATGCAGATATAAATCATGACGGATCGATTGATTCCCGCGATCAAATTTTAGAAGATCAAACAAATATTCCACAGTTGACCTTTGGGTTTAATGCCAGCTTTAGATATGAAGGGTTTGACTTATCCATACTCTTGCAAGGGCAGGGAGATGCCAAACAGTTTTTTGGCGGTTATTTCCCGGTAATGAGTTATTCATTAGGTAATTTTCTAAATTGGAGAGCCACTGATCGATGGACACCAACAAATACAAATGCAACTATGCCAAGGGCAAGCTATGAGGTCATGAATAACAATACCATAAATTCTACACAATGGCTCATTAATGCCGGATTTTTAAGGGTTAAAAACGTATCTTTTGGTTATAATCTACCTCAAAATAAAATCAAAAAAATAGGCATACAAAATTTACGGTTTTCTGTCAGTGCGAGTAATTTATTCCTAATCTATGATCACATGAAAGCAATGGGATTTGATCCGGAAACGACAGATTACTGGTATTATCCACCACAACGTGTCATAAGTTTTGGCGTTAATGTAACCTTTTAA
- a CDS encoding glycoside hydrolase family 31 protein: protein MKKYIITGVSLCLLILITNARSFAQIKTMASGIKMITVGAPDKYTPYGFCEEAPMKTAIGALPQAKLPFNINDIKININNRGVIVEVPLGQDEQLYGFGLQMGSFNQRGLKIQPIVNDNPLNDRGYTHAPETFYVSNKGYGILINTARYTTFYCGNTAKLMDNARSNSTKADGNSVAELYKTSNKSSGEVTVDIPGAKGIDVFVFEGPSLMNVLQRYNLFSGGGALPALWGLGVKYRVKADFNQGQVDKMADYFRRNHIPCDVLGLEPKWQTAAYSCSYVWNKDYFPTPNRFIDSMKKKGFHINLWEHAFVSPQSPLYEPLKNKSGNYLVWNGLVPDFADAATRNIFGNYHRKTFVENGISGFKMDECDNSNLAFGSNSWSFPELSEFPSGIDGEKMHQMFGILYQEAIYNIYKKANLRTFMDVRSSGSFASSFPVALYSDTYDHDQYIKMILNTGFSGLIWSPEVRESNSITDFMRRCQTAALSAQMVFNSWYLQNPPWLQINKEKNNENQLMDNAKEIEGDVRQLLAFRMSLVPYLYNAFADYHFKGIPPFRALVVDYPEDKNTYNLSNEYMIGKSILAAPLTEKDKERSVYLPAGIWYDYNTNQKYQGGKTYTISPTLTQLPLFIKEGTILPLAKPVEYIMPNTQFELTCYVYGSKAAAANLFEDDGVTFNYKEGHYNTVTLTWNKNKGTVTRKGQFKAERYIIKKWVVIQ from the coding sequence ATGAAAAAATATATTATCACTGGGGTGTCCTTATGTTTATTAATACTGATAACGAATGCCAGATCCTTTGCACAAATTAAAACCATGGCATCGGGTATAAAAATGATTACAGTGGGTGCCCCTGACAAATATACGCCTTATGGATTTTGCGAGGAAGCACCGATGAAAACAGCAATAGGTGCATTGCCACAAGCCAAGCTACCTTTCAATATCAACGATATTAAAATCAACATTAATAATAGGGGCGTAATCGTTGAAGTTCCCTTAGGTCAAGATGAACAATTATATGGGTTTGGCTTACAGATGGGTTCTTTTAATCAACGGGGTTTAAAAATACAACCTATTGTTAATGACAATCCCTTGAATGATCGAGGTTATACACATGCTCCTGAAACATTCTATGTATCCAACAAAGGATACGGAATTTTAATAAATACAGCGCGATATACAACTTTTTATTGTGGCAATACTGCAAAATTGATGGACAACGCTCGTTCTAATTCAACAAAAGCTGACGGCAATTCCGTAGCAGAATTATATAAAACTAGCAATAAATCATCTGGCGAAGTAACTGTGGATATTCCGGGAGCAAAAGGAATAGATGTATTTGTATTTGAAGGGCCTAGTCTGATGAATGTATTGCAGCGTTATAACCTATTCTCAGGAGGAGGCGCCCTACCCGCACTCTGGGGGCTCGGAGTAAAATACCGCGTAAAAGCTGATTTTAATCAAGGACAAGTTGATAAAATGGCTGATTACTTTCGCCGTAATCATATTCCTTGCGACGTATTAGGCTTAGAGCCAAAATGGCAAACAGCGGCCTATTCTTGTTCTTATGTATGGAATAAGGATTATTTTCCAACGCCCAATAGATTTATTGATTCTATGAAAAAGAAAGGCTTTCATATAAATTTATGGGAACATGCCTTTGTCTCTCCTCAATCACCTTTATATGAGCCTTTAAAAAACAAATCCGGTAATTATTTAGTTTGGAATGGTCTAGTACCTGATTTTGCAGATGCTGCTACCCGTAATATTTTCGGAAACTACCACCGGAAAACTTTTGTAGAGAACGGTATTTCTGGCTTTAAAATGGACGAATGTGATAATTCTAATTTGGCATTTGGTAGCAATTCTTGGAGCTTCCCCGAACTAAGTGAATTTCCTTCAGGCATAGACGGAGAGAAGATGCATCAAATGTTTGGGATATTGTATCAAGAAGCCATTTACAATATTTACAAAAAAGCCAATCTGCGCACTTTCATGGATGTGCGATCTTCAGGCTCCTTCGCTTCTTCCTTTCCAGTAGCATTATATAGTGATACTTACGATCATGATCAATATATTAAAATGATTCTAAACACTGGCTTTTCTGGGCTGATCTGGTCGCCAGAGGTAAGGGAGTCTAATTCGATAACGGATTTTATGAGAAGGTGCCAAACAGCGGCCTTATCAGCGCAGATGGTTTTTAATTCTTGGTATCTTCAAAACCCACCATGGCTACAAATTAATAAAGAAAAGAACAATGAAAATCAGTTGATGGATAATGCCAAAGAAATAGAAGGGGACGTCCGTCAATTATTAGCTTTCCGGATGAGTCTTGTTCCCTACTTATATAATGCATTTGCGGATTATCATTTTAAAGGTATTCCTCCATTCAGGGCTTTAGTAGTGGACTACCCCGAGGATAAAAATACTTATAACCTTTCTAATGAATACATGATTGGTAAAAGCATATTAGCTGCACCTCTAACGGAAAAGGATAAGGAAAGATCTGTTTATTTGCCCGCCGGCATCTGGTATGACTATAACACAAATCAAAAATACCAAGGAGGTAAAACGTATACAATTAGCCCAACATTAACTCAACTGCCTCTTTTTATCAAGGAAGGTACTATATTACCCTTGGCCAAACCAGTTGAATATATAATGCCAAATACGCAATTTGAGCTTACCTGTTATGTATATGGCTCCAAGGCTGCAGCTGCTAATTTATTTGAAGATGATGGTGTAACTTTTAATTACAAGGAAGGACATTATAATACTGTAACATTAACATGGAATAAAAACAAAGGTACCGTTACCCGTAAAGGACAATTTAAAGCGGAGCGATATATAATAAAAAAATGGGTTGTCATACAATAA
- a CDS encoding FecR family protein produces the protein MKSVDDMSNKKRIEYLLQRYSEGRASREELEELRIGLNDPLVELWANDWLFTLIESSPAYTDADKQRLEFILKEIHKQSPQESSAKKILPIWRRWSTIAAAMIIVFVGSYLIFSTKSKDRQNQSQLVNKAILPGHSGAILHLANGKMIRLDTAKNGNLASLENVTVIKKNGTIQYIGTSNKMIYNTITTNRGQQWQLTLSDGTKVWLNAESSISYPLSFNGKDRVVTITGEAYFEVVHNKQQPFKVKVNNQIVEDIGTSFNINAYKENRRVATTLLSGALRVRVGNQAVVLKPGWQAQSDNFIHLKFDVNTDAVIAWKRNLFQFDNADLETIMNQIGRWYNVSIAYKGNLSPRFFSGKIPRDMPLAEVLKILQQLGVHFEIQHEKPNSVMAGKIIVLP, from the coding sequence ATGAAATCAGTAGATGACATGAGCAATAAAAAGAGAATTGAATACCTTTTACAAAGATATAGCGAAGGTAGAGCCAGCAGGGAAGAATTAGAAGAGCTGCGTATTGGGCTTAATGATCCTTTAGTAGAACTTTGGGCTAATGATTGGCTTTTTACGTTAATAGAATCCTCGCCTGCTTATACAGATGCTGATAAACAACGATTGGAATTTATTCTAAAAGAAATACATAAGCAAAGCCCGCAGGAATCATCAGCTAAAAAGATACTTCCAATATGGCGCAGATGGTCTACTATCGCTGCCGCAATGATAATTGTTTTTGTCGGAAGCTATCTAATTTTTTCAACCAAATCAAAAGATAGACAAAACCAGAGCCAACTGGTTAATAAAGCGATATTGCCTGGTCATAGCGGTGCAATATTACACTTGGCCAATGGGAAAATGATAAGACTCGATACTGCCAAGAACGGTAATTTGGCTTCTTTGGAAAATGTAACAGTAATTAAGAAAAATGGAACGATTCAATATATCGGCACTTCTAACAAAATGATATATAATACCATTACGACTAACAGAGGTCAACAATGGCAACTCACTTTATCTGATGGTACAAAAGTGTGGTTAAATGCAGAAAGTTCTATCAGCTATCCTCTTTCTTTTAATGGAAAAGATAGAGTTGTGACAATTACTGGAGAAGCTTATTTCGAGGTTGTACATAATAAACAACAACCTTTTAAAGTGAAAGTAAATAACCAAATTGTCGAAGACATTGGGACTTCTTTTAATATTAATGCCTATAAAGAAAATCGACGGGTAGCAACAACTTTATTAAGCGGAGCCTTAAGGGTTCGTGTAGGAAATCAAGCAGTAGTGCTAAAGCCCGGTTGGCAAGCCCAGTCTGATAATTTTATACATCTGAAATTTGACGTAAATACTGATGCAGTGATTGCATGGAAAAGAAATCTCTTTCAATTTGATAATGCTGATTTGGAAACCATTATGAATCAAATAGGTCGGTGGTATAATGTAAGTATAGCCTACAAAGGAAATCTTAGTCCTCGCTTTTTTTCTGGAAAAATTCCCAGAGATATGCCATTAGCGGAAGTTTTGAAAATTCTGCAACAGTTGGGCGTACATTTTGAAATTCAACATGAAAAACCAAATTCAGTTATGGCAGGAAAAATAATTGTTTTGCCATAG
- a CDS encoding efflux RND transporter periplasmic adaptor subunit, translated as MKNYKNEYLLGLIAFSMIALSGCISKSSANQTATMPLPTLPVLELENKNIHTYKEFTASLEGSKDIELRPQVNGILTNIYVDEGAYVHKGQVIFKIDGRPYNEQQKSAHADLLASKAALQNAKINMDKLLPLVKNNVVSKVQLESAQAQYEQAKANVAVAEAAESSAGINVGFTTIKAPADGYIGRIPYKTGSLVGINSPEALTVLSQTKEVYVYFSMSEIDFLHFTSSVPGKTLEEKISHIPPVTLLLADNTVYPEKGKVEIVEGQFDKSMGAISFRAVFLNPNGLLRSGNTGRIRIPDQTVDGVVVPQEATFEIQNKTYVFIVNDSNKVTSKQIGIEESSGNYFVVNKGVKSNDKIVYAGFDRLSDGTAIQPEQISMDSLLKASPLE; from the coding sequence ATGAAAAATTATAAGAATGAATATTTGCTGGGCTTGATAGCCTTTTCAATGATCGCTCTGTCTGGTTGTATTTCAAAATCGTCTGCAAATCAGACAGCAACCATGCCACTGCCAACCTTGCCGGTATTGGAATTGGAAAATAAGAATATCCATACATACAAGGAGTTCACAGCTTCATTGGAAGGGAGTAAGGATATTGAGCTTCGGCCGCAAGTAAATGGAATCTTAACCAATATTTATGTTGATGAAGGCGCCTATGTCCATAAAGGACAAGTAATTTTTAAAATTGACGGAAGACCATACAATGAACAGCAGAAGAGCGCTCATGCTGATTTGCTTGCCTCTAAAGCAGCTTTGCAAAATGCAAAAATCAATATGGATAAATTGTTGCCATTAGTTAAAAATAATGTAGTTTCTAAAGTCCAATTAGAATCTGCACAGGCACAATATGAGCAGGCAAAAGCAAATGTGGCCGTCGCGGAAGCTGCAGAATCCTCAGCGGGGATCAATGTCGGGTTTACGACCATTAAGGCACCTGCTGATGGCTATATTGGCCGCATTCCCTATAAAACAGGAAGCCTGGTCGGTATAAATTCCCCGGAAGCATTAACGGTGCTATCACAAACTAAGGAGGTGTATGTATACTTCTCGATGAGTGAAATAGATTTTCTTCATTTCACTTCTTCCGTACCCGGAAAGACCTTAGAAGAAAAAATTTCACATATACCGCCTGTAACTCTTTTGCTGGCCGACAACACTGTTTATCCAGAGAAAGGTAAAGTGGAAATAGTGGAAGGTCAGTTTGATAAAAGCATGGGTGCCATTAGTTTCCGGGCTGTATTCTTAAATCCGAATGGGTTATTACGATCAGGTAATACAGGAAGGATTCGTATTCCTGACCAAACGGTGGATGGGGTTGTTGTTCCACAGGAAGCAACTTTCGAAATTCAAAATAAAACCTACGTTTTTATTGTCAATGATAGTAATAAAGTGACTAGTAAACAAATAGGTATTGAAGAAAGTTCTGGGAATTATTTTGTTGTCAACAAGGGCGTAAAATCCAATGATAAAATTGTCTATGCCGGATTTGACAGGCTTTCTGACGGTACGGCCATTCAACCGGAACAGATTTCTATGGATAGCCTGCTAAAAGCTTCTCCATTGGAATAA
- a CDS encoding TetR/AcrR family transcriptional regulator encodes MGIAERKIRHKENVKSNILEVAWKIVKEDGWQALSMRKIADAIEYSAPVIYGHFENKEAILYDLSIEAFGQLQKLLGIAAKKYNTPQEQLKAYADTYWNFAFKNKEYYQLMYGLGIPCCGAGKMKPEVNTFRDFVSEAIEKIMHQKHSDTNELCFKTYAFWSVLHGLISIMLMRDSDIDATFNKKVMNDSVASFIKNL; translated from the coding sequence ATGGGTATCGCGGAAAGAAAAATCAGGCATAAAGAAAATGTGAAGTCCAATATTCTGGAAGTCGCATGGAAGATTGTCAAAGAAGATGGTTGGCAGGCCCTTTCCATGCGCAAAATTGCAGATGCGATAGAATATAGTGCACCCGTGATCTATGGGCATTTTGAAAATAAGGAAGCTATTTTATATGATTTATCCATCGAGGCTTTTGGTCAGTTACAAAAGTTATTGGGAATTGCCGCGAAAAAATATAACACTCCTCAAGAACAATTGAAGGCATATGCGGATACTTACTGGAATTTTGCTTTTAAAAATAAGGAATATTATCAGTTGATGTATGGACTTGGCATCCCCTGTTGTGGTGCGGGAAAAATGAAGCCTGAAGTAAATACATTTAGAGATTTTGTTTCAGAAGCTATTGAGAAAATTATGCACCAAAAGCATTCAGATACCAATGAACTCTGTTTTAAAACCTATGCATTCTGGTCTGTATTACATGGATTGATTTCCATTATGCTGATGCGTGATTCAGATATAGACGCAACCTTCAATAAGAAAGTAATGAACGATTCAGTAGCTTCATTTATTAAAAATTTATAG